The following coding sequences are from one Mus pahari chromosome X, PAHARI_EIJ_v1.1, whole genome shotgun sequence window:
- the LOC110313835 gene encoding E3 ubiquitin-protein ligase SIAH1B — translation MSRQTTTALSTGTSKGPPSQRVPTLTDTTASNNDLASLFECPVCFDYVLPPILQCQSGHLVCSXCRPKLTCCPTCRGPLGSIRNLAMEKVANSVLFPCKYXSSGCEXTLPHTXKAEXEELCEFRPYSCPCPGASCKWQGSLDAVMPHLVHQHKSITTLQGEDIVFLATDINLPGAVDWVMMQSCFGFHFMLVLEKQEKYDGHQQFFAIVQLIGTRKQAENFAYRLELNGHRRRLTWEATPRSVHEGIATAIMNSDCLVFDTSIAQLFAENGNLGINVTISMC, via the coding sequence ATGAGCCGTCAGACTACTACAGCATTATCCACTGGGACCTCAAAGGGTCCACCATCCCAGAGGGTACCTACCTTGACTGACACAACTGCATCCAACAATGACTTGGCGAGTCTTTTTGAGTGTCCTGTCTGCTTTGACTATGTGTTGCCACCTATTCTTCAGTGTCAGAGTGGCCATCTTGTTTGTAGCANCTGTCGCCCCAAACTTACATGTTGTCCCACCTGCCGGGGCCCATTGGGATCCATTCGCAACTTGGCTATGGAGAAAGTGGCCAACTCAGTACTCTTCCCTTGTAAATATGNCTCTTCTGGATGTGAANTAACTCTGCCACACACCNAAAAGGCAGAGCANGAGGAGCTNTGTGAGTTCAGGCCTtactcctgcccctgccctggtGCTTCCTGTAAATGGCAAGGTTCCTTGGATGCTGTCATGCCCCACCTGGTGCATCAGCACAAGTCCATTACCACCCTGCAAGGGGAAGACATAGTTTTTCTCGCTACAGACATTAACCTTCCCGGTGCTGTCGACTGGGTGATGATGCAGTCTTGTTTTGGCTTTCATTTCATGTTAGTCTtggagaaacaagaaaaatatgatGGTCATCAGCAGTTCTTTGCAATTGTACAACTGATAGGAACACGCAAGCAAGCTGAAAATTTTGCATATCGACTTGAGCTAAATGGTCATAGGCGGCGATTGACTTGGGAAGCCACTCCTCGATCTGTTCATGAGGGGATTGCAACAGCCATTATGAATAGTGACTGCCTAGTGTTTGACACCAGCATTGCACAGCTTTTTGCAGAAAATGGCAATTTAGGCATCAATGTAACTATTTCCATGTGTTGA